TGTCCTGAAGAAGGTGAATCTGGATTTCACCCCACCGGATCCATCACCTCTCACAAGTCCAGAGGCGCTCCCCCCAGCCCGGCAACCCAGTTCCCCACCACGGCCTCCGCCGCTCCACGCCACCGGTCCGCCAAAAGAGGCACCAGGTCGGCCTCCGGGAAGGCCGGCGCCGCCATTCCGGCCGCCATGGCACCCGCCACACCCGCCCGCCACTCCTCGACGATCGCCACGGCCGCCGGCGGCAGGTAGTTCTCCGGATACGGAGGGAACGCCGCCGTCCGACCACCCGCCCAGCCCAGCGCCTCGCGCTTGAACTCCTTGAGCAGCGAAATGGCGTCGTACTCGGCATGCCCCTGCATGTACACCTGGCGCAGCCCGTCGGGACTCGTCGCCAGGTGCACGCCTGCCGCTTCGCTCGCCAGCAGGATGCGCAGCCCGGCCGCCGCGAACTGGGCGGGGAACACTTCGTTCCAGCGCGAGTGCGGCACATCGACCGTGCCCGGCAGTCCGGCCAACAGCGGATGCGCCGGCCCGGTGGCCACGTGCGGGAACACGCCCCAGCACTTGGCCGCCAGGCGCGCGCGCGGCTGGCCGTGACGTGCGTGCAGCACCGCGTGCGTGGCCAGGCACAACAGCAGCGTCGACGGCACCTCGTCCCAGGCCCAGCCCACCACTTCCTGCAGCGGCTCCCAGAACGGCTGGACCGTCAGGTCGGGCCCGGTGACGTTGGCGCCGGTGACGATCAGCGCGTCGAGGCCCCGCGCCCTCAGCTGCGCGAACGTGGCATAATGCCGCGCGATGTGTTCGCTCGCCTTCGGGCCCCGCGCCACCGCCGCCAGCGTGAACGGATGCAGGTGGATCCGCGCCGCCGGCCGCCGCGCCGCCAGCAGGCGCAGGAACTGCCGCTCGGTGGCCTCGAGAGTGGCGTCCGACATCAGGTTGAGCAGGCCGATGTGCAGGTCACGGCCGCTGCCGGGCGCGCCGGGGCCGGCGGCCGGGGCGACGTCGTAGCCGGCTGCCTGCAGGCGGGCGTAGGCGGGCAGGTGGTTGTGGGCGATGATGGGCACGATTCACTCGTCTACCATGGTGCGGCCCGCCTCGAAATCATAAAGCGTCTGCCGCCTCAAATCCGCCCCCGCCAACTGGTACCCGATGAACGCATCAAGGTACGCCATGCGCGCCTGCGTCAACCGGTCGCGGTCCAGCGCCAGCTCCTGGCTGGTGATGTCGCCGTTGGCAAAGCGCTGTACGCTGATCTCGATACTCTTGCCGGCCAGTTCCACGCTGCGGC
This genomic window from bacterium contains:
- a CDS encoding homoserine O-succinyltransferase; amino-acid sequence: MPIIAHNHLPAYARLQAAGYDVAPAAGPGAPGSGRDLHIGLLNLMSDATLEATERQFLRLLAARRPAARIHLHPFTLAAVARGPKASEHIARHYATFAQLRARGLDALIVTGANVTGPDLTVQPFWEPLQEVVGWAWDEVPSTLLLCLATHAVLHARHGQPRARLAAKCWGVFPHVATGPAHPLLAGLPGTVDVPHSRWNEVFPAQFAAAGLRILLASEAAGVHLATSPDGLRQVYMQGHAEYDAISLLKEFKREALGWAGGRTAAFPPYPENYLPPAAVAIVEEWRAGVAGAMAAGMAAPAFPEADLVPLLADRWRGAAEAVVGNWVAGLGGAPLDL